The following are from one region of the Hymenobacter sp. YIM 151858-1 genome:
- a CDS encoding N-acetylmuramoyl-L-alanine amidase family protein — protein sequence MLRPLSLLVAAFLAFATPLVSPAQQPAAKVRAKRGDGVTILLQRHGLNPVRDYNRFVALNRAQMGPRNSLIAGKYYRLPARQAAPAKRKTRATAAAAPASATARATTKVKTPLSNKQLFGPRYGQVAPRSRQLSGTVYYLLSGHGGPDPGAVGQYGSNQLAEDEYAYDITTRLARVLMEHGAKVHLIVQDPNDGIRDEAVLKMDRDEITAPNLTIPLNHVARLRQYTNAINRLHGRYKGAYQRMITLHIDSRSAGLNTDVFFYHHDKSPVGKRLANNIHKVFTARYKRSQPNRPYVGTVSPRSSLYVVRNSHAPTVFIELGNIRNDKDQRRFVIPDNRQALANWICEGLITDYRNRK from the coding sequence TTGCTCAGACCTCTTTCGCTGCTCGTAGCTGCTTTTCTTGCCTTTGCCACTCCCCTTGTAAGCCCGGCGCAGCAACCCGCTGCCAAAGTGCGGGCCAAACGGGGCGATGGTGTAACAATATTGCTGCAGCGCCATGGGCTGAACCCGGTGCGCGATTACAACCGGTTTGTGGCGCTCAACCGCGCCCAAATGGGCCCGCGCAACAGCCTGATTGCCGGCAAATACTACCGCTTGCCAGCCCGGCAGGCGGCCCCGGCCAAACGGAAAACCAGGGCCACCGCTGCGGCCGCACCGGCAAGCGCAACTGCCCGCGCAACCACCAAGGTTAAAACTCCGCTGAGCAACAAGCAGCTGTTCGGCCCTAGGTACGGGCAGGTGGCGCCGCGCAGCCGGCAGTTGAGCGGCACGGTATACTACCTGCTCTCGGGCCACGGCGGCCCCGACCCCGGCGCCGTGGGCCAGTACGGCAGCAACCAGCTGGCCGAAGACGAGTACGCCTACGACATTACCACCCGCCTGGCGCGCGTGCTGATGGAACACGGCGCCAAGGTGCACCTGATTGTGCAAGACCCCAACGACGGCATTCGCGACGAGGCGGTGCTGAAAATGGACCGCGACGAGATTACCGCGCCCAACCTTACCATTCCGCTGAACCACGTGGCGCGGCTGCGCCAGTATACCAACGCCATCAACCGGCTGCACGGGCGCTACAAGGGGGCTTACCAGCGCATGATTACGCTGCACATCGACAGCCGCAGCGCGGGCCTGAACACCGACGTGTTCTTTTACCACCACGACAAAAGCCCCGTGGGCAAGCGCCTGGCCAACAACATTCATAAGGTGTTTACGGCCCGCTACAAGCGCAGCCAGCCCAACCGCCCCTACGTGGGCACCGTGTCGCCGCGCTCCAGCCTGTACGTGGTGCGCAACAGCCACGCGCCCACCGTGTTCATCGAGCTGGGCAACATCCGCAACGATAAAGACCAGCGCCGCTTTGTGATACCCGACAACCGGCAGGCCCTGGCCAACTGGATTTGCGAAGGCCTGATAACCGACTACCGCAACCGCAAGTAA
- a CDS encoding SMI1/KNR4 family protein: MNWISRIEKLPRSASVTYRCNPPVVDEELAFLAAALEVRLPEELRQLYLLTDGLAEELQGIGTTGYLVLPAQELLHENQRLRQSACFCVHDLLLVAPAYTGDYYGYLIADDGSVSTDIYIWSCTDNTRVRVAASLAEFLVSWVSSELTA; this comes from the coding sequence ATGAACTGGATTTCCCGCATCGAAAAGCTTCCTAGGTCAGCGTCAGTCACGTACCGCTGCAACCCGCCGGTGGTTGACGAGGAGCTGGCGTTTTTGGCGGCGGCGCTGGAAGTGCGGTTACCCGAGGAGCTGCGGCAGCTGTACCTGCTCACCGACGGGCTGGCCGAGGAACTGCAAGGCATCGGCACCACCGGCTACCTCGTGCTGCCCGCGCAGGAGCTGCTGCACGAAAACCAGCGCCTGCGCCAGTCGGCCTGTTTTTGCGTGCACGATCTGCTGCTGGTGGCCCCGGCGTACACCGGCGACTACTACGGCTACCTCATTGCCGACGACGGTTCCGTGAGCACCGATATCTACATCTGGAGCTGCACCGATAATACCCGCGTACGGGTGGCCGCGTCGTTGGCCGAGTTTCTGGTAAGCTGGGTTTCGAGCGAGCTGACGGCCTAG
- a CDS encoding thymidylate synthase — MQQYQTLLRHILEHGTQKTDRTGTGTLSVFGYQMRFDLQQGFPLVTTKKVHLKSIIHELLWFLQGDTNIAYLKEHGVSIWDEWSDANGDLGPVYGKQWRSWPDGRGGHIDQMQQVLDQLRRSPDSRRIMVSAWNVAELDQMALMPCHALFQFYVADGKLSCQLYQRSADVFLGVPFNIASYALLTLMVAQVVGLQPGEFIWTGGDTHLYSNHLEQARLQLTREPRPLPQLRLNPAVTDLFGFRYDDFRLENYDPHPAIKAPVAV; from the coding sequence ATGCAGCAGTACCAAACCCTTCTTCGTCATATACTTGAGCACGGAACCCAGAAAACCGACCGCACCGGCACCGGCACGTTGTCGGTGTTTGGCTACCAGATGCGGTTTGATTTGCAGCAGGGCTTTCCGCTGGTAACCACCAAAAAGGTGCACCTGAAAAGCATCATCCACGAGCTGTTGTGGTTTTTGCAGGGCGACACCAACATAGCCTACCTCAAGGAGCACGGCGTAAGCATTTGGGACGAGTGGTCCGACGCCAACGGCGACCTGGGCCCCGTGTACGGCAAGCAGTGGCGCAGCTGGCCCGACGGCCGCGGCGGCCACATCGACCAGATGCAGCAAGTGCTGGACCAGCTGCGCCGCTCGCCCGACTCGCGCCGCATCATGGTTTCGGCCTGGAACGTGGCCGAGCTCGACCAGATGGCCCTGATGCCCTGCCACGCCCTGTTTCAGTTTTACGTGGCCGACGGCAAGCTCTCGTGCCAGCTGTACCAGCGCTCGGCCGATGTGTTTCTGGGCGTGCCGTTCAACATTGCTTCGTACGCGCTGCTTACTTTGATGGTGGCGCAGGTGGTGGGCCTGCAGCCCGGCGAGTTTATCTGGACCGGTGGCGACACCCACTTGTACTCCAACCACCTCGAGCAAGCCCGCCTGCAGCTCACCCGCGAACCGCGCCCGCTGCCGCAGCTACGGCTCAACCCCGCAGTAACCGACCTGTTCGGCTTCCGCTACGATGATTTCAGGCTGGAGAACTACGACCCGCATCCGGCCATCAAAGCGCCCGTGGCCGTGTAG
- a CDS encoding aminotransferase class IV, producing MSYALLNGQLLPAAAVQLPLPNRGLQFNDGFFETLVLAGGQVSWGPQHLGRMQRAAEALHLELPAGLSSVAALNDTLAPLAATLAGAVRIRLQLWRAGGGLYAPATTQAEWLATAAAFVPHNSPIGAADFARSISTHYSPVSFCKGPYALHYVLAAQERKARALGELLLLDAQGHVAEAVSAAVFWISGNELFTPAPESGCVAGVRQAHLLQVAQRQGIRCHLGLYRPAALLAADAVFTANVAGIRRIEQLADVAYKQTEHPLLDALRQWDTQI from the coding sequence ATGAGCTACGCCCTGCTCAACGGCCAATTGCTGCCCGCCGCCGCGGTGCAGTTGCCGCTGCCCAACCGCGGCCTGCAGTTCAACGACGGCTTTTTCGAAACCCTGGTGCTGGCGGGCGGCCAGGTAAGTTGGGGCCCGCAGCACCTAGGGCGCATGCAGCGGGCGGCTGAAGCCTTGCACCTGGAGCTGCCGGCTGGCCTGAGCAGCGTGGCTGCCCTGAACGACACCCTGGCCCCCTTGGCGGCAACATTGGCCGGTGCGGTGCGCATCAGGCTGCAGCTGTGGCGGGCAGGCGGCGGCCTCTACGCCCCTGCCACCACGCAGGCCGAATGGCTGGCTACGGCGGCGGCCTTCGTGCCCCACAACAGCCCCATCGGGGCGGCCGATTTTGCCCGGAGCATCAGCACGCACTATTCGCCGGTTTCGTTTTGCAAGGGGCCCTACGCACTGCACTACGTGCTGGCCGCCCAGGAGCGCAAGGCCCGCGCCCTAGGTGAGCTGCTGCTGCTCGACGCGCAGGGCCACGTAGCCGAAGCCGTTTCGGCTGCCGTGTTCTGGATCAGCGGCAACGAGCTGTTTACGCCCGCCCCCGAGAGCGGCTGCGTGGCGGGCGTGCGGCAGGCGCATTTGCTGCAGGTGGCCCAACGCCAAGGCATCCGGTGCCACCTAGGGTTGTACCGGCCCGCTGCCCTGTTGGCGGCCGATGCGGTGTTCACGGCCAACGTGGCGGGTATTCGCCGCATCGAGCAACTGGCTGATGTAGCCTACAAACAAACAGAGCATCCATTGCTGGATGCTCTGCGGCAGTGGGATACTCAAATCTAA
- the dprA gene encoding DNA-processing protein DprA codes for MPDTSLLSEVALTLLPGIGPLITRNLISYCGSAEAVLQAPQAKLLKIPGVGPGTVTALRNNAAALGKAEQILRRAEKDGVQLLYYTRPNYPTRLRPVPDAPVLLYYLGTADLNHPRSLAVVGTRQATDYGREQTEKLVRGVAGYQPLIVSGLAYGIDIIAHRAALQEGLPTIGVMATGLDIIYPAAHRRTAEKMVEQGGLLTEFPFGTQPDKYNFPARNRIIAGLTDGTVVVEAARKGGALITAELALEYNREVLAVPGRLDQAVSEGCNHLIRNQQAVIYTSPADVEQVLNWDGALHHTPPVPALDPADFSADEFKLVQILQAHKERQIDELSWEAQLPINQVSTLLLGLEFRGVVRALPGKKFALV; via the coding sequence GTGCCCGATACTTCACTCCTATCCGAAGTTGCTCTTACTCTGCTGCCGGGCATCGGCCCCTTGATTACCCGCAACCTTATTAGCTACTGCGGCTCGGCCGAGGCAGTGCTGCAAGCCCCACAGGCTAAGTTGCTTAAAATACCGGGCGTGGGCCCCGGCACGGTAACTGCCCTGCGCAACAACGCGGCGGCCCTGGGTAAAGCCGAACAAATCCTGCGTCGGGCCGAAAAGGACGGCGTGCAGCTGCTGTACTACACCCGCCCCAACTACCCCACCCGCCTGCGCCCGGTGCCCGATGCCCCCGTGCTGCTCTACTACCTAGGCACCGCCGACCTCAACCACCCCCGCTCCTTAGCCGTGGTGGGCACCCGCCAAGCTACTGACTACGGACGCGAGCAAACCGAAAAGCTTGTTCGGGGCGTGGCCGGTTATCAGCCGCTGATTGTGAGTGGCCTGGCATACGGCATCGACATTATTGCGCACCGGGCGGCTTTGCAGGAGGGTTTGCCCACCATCGGCGTAATGGCCACGGGGCTCGACATTATCTATCCTGCCGCCCACCGCCGCACCGCCGAAAAAATGGTGGAGCAGGGCGGCTTGCTCACCGAGTTTCCCTTCGGCACCCAGCCCGACAAATACAACTTTCCGGCCCGCAACCGCATTATTGCCGGCCTCACCGACGGCACCGTAGTAGTAGAAGCCGCCCGCAAAGGCGGCGCGCTTATCACGGCCGAGCTGGCGCTGGAGTACAACCGCGAGGTGCTGGCCGTGCCCGGCCGCCTCGATCAGGCAGTTTCCGAAGGCTGTAACCATCTTATCCGCAACCAGCAGGCCGTTATCTATACCAGCCCGGCCGATGTGGAGCAGGTGCTCAACTGGGACGGCGCCCTGCACCACACGCCCCCGGTGCCGGCCCTCGACCCCGCCGATTTCAGCGCCGATGAATTCAAGCTCGTCCAAATCCTGCAAGCGCACAAAGAGCGGCAAATCGATGAGCTGAGCTGGGAGGCACAGCTGCCCATCAACCAGGTCTCGACCTTGCTGCTGGGGCTGGAGTTCAGGGGCGTGGTGCGGGCGCTGCCAGGCAAAAAGTTTGCGCTGGTATAG